In a single window of the Hoyosella subflava DQS3-9A1 genome:
- a CDS encoding rhodanese-like domain-containing protein translates to MSYAGDLSPEQAWEILRDNPEAVLVDVRTQAEWSYVGVPDVSSLEKRTVLVEWVKFPSGARNADFLNELSAAGVGPEQPVIFLCRSGQRSIGAAQLATSAGLGPAYNMLDGFEGGLDEESHRGKVGWRALGFPWRQS, encoded by the coding sequence GTGAGCTATGCAGGTGATTTGAGCCCTGAACAGGCGTGGGAAATTCTGCGCGACAACCCTGAGGCGGTTCTGGTCGACGTCCGCACCCAGGCTGAGTGGAGCTACGTCGGTGTGCCCGATGTCTCATCTTTGGAAAAACGGACGGTCCTCGTGGAGTGGGTGAAATTCCCGTCAGGCGCACGTAACGCCGACTTCCTGAACGAGCTTTCGGCAGCCGGTGTGGGCCCTGAACAGCCGGTGATCTTCCTCTGCCGTTCTGGTCAACGGTCGATCGGCGCGGCTCAGCTCGCGACGTCCGCTGGGCTTGGACCGGCGTACAACATGCTCGACGGATTCGAAGGCGGCCTCGATGAGGAAAGCCACCGCGGCAAGGTGGGCTGGCGTGCGCTTGGCTTTCCGTGGAGGCAGTCATGA
- a CDS encoding FAD-dependent oxidoreductase — translation MTDQNRPLRVGIVGSGPAGIYAADALMKSDVASDRGVTIDIFERMPAPFGLIRYGVAPDHPRIKGIITALHKVLDKPQVRLFGNVDYGSDMDLGTLHSFYDAVIFATGANADRALSIPGIELDGSYGAADFVSWYDGHPDVAREWPLNADKVAVLGVGNVALDVARVLAKTADELLETEIPHNVYECLKENKATEVHVFGRRGPAQAKFTPLELKELSHSPNVEVIVDPEDIDYDEASEIARRSSKIVDQVANIIQDYAIRDPQDLPNKIFLHFFENPTEILGADGKVVGLRTERTELDGTGNVRGTGQFRDWDVQAVYRAVGYLSENIAKLPFDEQAGTVPNEAGRVIGDNGEHLGGIYVTGWIKRGPIGLIGHTKGDANETIACLIEDIPNLPAPEHPGEDEIVAFLDKQRVPYTTWDGWYRLDAHERSLGEPHGRERIKVVERDEMLRASGADD, via the coding sequence ATGACTGACCAGAATCGGCCCTTGCGTGTCGGGATCGTCGGATCCGGCCCCGCCGGGATCTACGCCGCAGATGCCCTGATGAAATCAGACGTCGCGTCCGACCGCGGGGTCACCATCGATATCTTCGAGCGGATGCCGGCGCCTTTCGGCCTGATCCGGTACGGAGTCGCCCCCGACCACCCGCGGATCAAAGGCATCATCACCGCGCTCCACAAGGTCCTCGATAAGCCGCAGGTGCGCCTGTTCGGCAACGTCGACTACGGCTCGGACATGGATCTGGGCACGCTGCACTCGTTCTACGATGCAGTCATCTTCGCCACAGGCGCCAACGCGGATCGCGCACTCAGCATCCCCGGCATTGAGCTCGACGGCTCCTACGGTGCCGCTGACTTCGTGTCCTGGTATGACGGCCACCCAGACGTGGCGCGCGAGTGGCCGCTCAACGCCGACAAGGTCGCCGTGCTCGGCGTCGGCAACGTCGCACTCGACGTGGCGCGCGTGCTCGCGAAGACCGCTGACGAGCTCCTCGAGACCGAGATCCCCCACAACGTCTACGAGTGCCTGAAAGAGAACAAGGCCACCGAGGTACACGTATTCGGCCGTCGTGGGCCAGCTCAAGCTAAGTTCACTCCGCTGGAACTCAAAGAGCTTTCGCACTCCCCAAACGTCGAGGTCATTGTCGATCCCGAAGACATCGACTACGACGAGGCATCTGAGATCGCACGGCGTTCGTCCAAGATCGTCGACCAAGTCGCGAACATCATTCAGGACTACGCGATCCGTGATCCGCAGGACCTGCCAAACAAGATCTTCCTGCACTTCTTCGAAAATCCCACCGAGATCCTCGGTGCGGACGGCAAGGTTGTCGGCCTGCGCACTGAGCGAACCGAGCTCGATGGCACCGGCAACGTTCGTGGCACCGGACAGTTCAGGGACTGGGACGTCCAGGCCGTGTACCGGGCTGTCGGCTACCTCTCCGAGAACATCGCGAAACTGCCGTTCGACGAGCAGGCCGGAACCGTGCCCAACGAAGCCGGCCGTGTTATCGGCGACAACGGCGAACATCTCGGCGGGATCTATGTCACCGGCTGGATCAAGCGCGGTCCGATCGGGCTCATCGGACACACCAAGGGTGACGCCAACGAGACCATCGCGTGCCTGATCGAGGACATCCCGAACCTGCCCGCACCCGAGCACCCTGGGGAAGACGAGATCGTCGCGTTCCTGGACAAGCAGCGAGTCCCGTACACCACATGGGACGGCTGGTACCGACTCGACGCCCACGAACGCTCACTCGGCGAACCACACGGCCGTGAGCGGATCAAAGTCGTCGAACGCGACGAGATGCTGCGCGCGAGCGGCGCTGACGACTGA
- the fgd gene encoding glucose-6-phosphate dehydrogenase (coenzyme-F420), translating into MLKIGYKASAEQFAPRDLVEFGVYAERCGMDSVTVSDHFQPWRHTGGHAPFSLAWMTAVGERTERVLIGTSVMTPTFRYNPAVIAQAFATMGVLYPGRIMLGVGTGEALNEIATGYNVTDEQPWPEFKERFARLRESIRLMRQLWTEDNVTFDGDYYHTVDATIYDRPESPIPVYVAAGGPVVAKYAGRAGNGFICTSGKGMELYTDKLIPAVAEGAKAADRNPADVDKMIEIKLSYDTDYDKALENTRFWAPLSLTPEQKHSVSSSAEMERLADELPLEQVAKRWIVSADPDEAVKQIAQYVDAGLNHLVFHAPGHDQKRFLELFERDLAPRLRELTQS; encoded by the coding sequence GTGCTGAAAATTGGTTACAAGGCTTCCGCCGAACAGTTCGCGCCCAGAGACCTCGTTGAATTCGGTGTGTATGCCGAGCGGTGCGGCATGGATTCCGTCACCGTCAGCGATCACTTTCAGCCGTGGCGGCACACGGGCGGTCACGCGCCGTTTTCCCTGGCCTGGATGACGGCGGTTGGTGAACGGACCGAGCGAGTGCTCATCGGAACCTCCGTCATGACACCCACGTTTCGCTACAACCCAGCCGTTATCGCGCAAGCATTCGCCACGATGGGGGTGCTCTACCCGGGACGCATCATGCTGGGTGTGGGGACCGGTGAGGCGCTGAACGAGATTGCGACCGGGTACAACGTCACTGATGAACAGCCGTGGCCGGAGTTCAAAGAGCGTTTCGCGCGGCTGCGCGAGTCGATCAGGCTGATGCGTCAGCTCTGGACCGAAGACAATGTGACGTTCGACGGCGACTACTACCACACTGTTGATGCCACGATTTATGACCGGCCGGAAAGCCCCATACCCGTGTACGTCGCGGCGGGCGGACCTGTGGTCGCAAAGTATGCAGGCCGGGCCGGCAATGGTTTCATCTGCACCTCAGGCAAGGGCATGGAGCTCTACACCGACAAGCTGATCCCTGCGGTAGCTGAGGGCGCCAAGGCAGCAGACCGGAATCCAGCCGACGTCGACAAGATGATCGAGATCAAGCTGTCGTATGACACCGACTACGATAAGGCGCTCGAGAACACCCGGTTCTGGGCACCACTCAGTCTGACGCCGGAGCAGAAGCACTCTGTTTCCAGTTCAGCAGAGATGGAGCGACTAGCGGACGAACTTCCACTTGAGCAGGTCGCCAAGCGATGGATCGTCTCCGCGGATCCCGATGAAGCGGTCAAACAGATCGCACAATACGTCGACGCGGGGCTGAATCACCTTGTTTTCCATGCGCCAGGGCACGATCAAAAACGCTTCCTCGAACTGTTCGAGCGTGACTTGGCGCCAAGACTGCGTGAACTCACGCAGAGCTGA
- a CDS encoding O-succinylhomoserine sulfhydrylase yields MPTPRELPETVRPETIAVRGGLTRSGFEETAEAMYLTSGYVYESAGAAEQAFINGDRYVYSRYGNPTVAMFQERLRQLDGAEACFGTASGMAAVFVSLGALLKAGDRLVAGRSLFGSCFVVCNEILPRWGIETEFVDGEDLEQWERALSKPADAVFFETPANPMQTLVDVRRVTEMAHAAGAKVVLDNVFATPLLQRGFDLGADIVVYSGTKHIDGQGRVLGGAVLGPKDYIDGPVQTLMRHTGPALSPFNAWVMLKGLETLGIRVQQQTESALKIARFLDDHHATRWVRYPYLESHPQYELAKSQMLGGGTVVTFELDAPDGKARAFEVLDKLKIVDISNNLGDSKTLITHPATTTHRAMGPEGRAAIGVTDGVVRISVGLEHTDDLLDDLEQALK; encoded by the coding sequence ATGCCGACGCCCCGCGAACTGCCGGAGACAGTCCGGCCTGAAACGATCGCGGTTCGAGGTGGCCTCACGCGCTCGGGGTTCGAGGAGACGGCCGAGGCGATGTACTTGACGTCTGGTTACGTCTACGAGTCCGCCGGCGCGGCTGAACAGGCGTTCATCAATGGCGATCGCTACGTCTACTCGCGGTATGGCAACCCGACGGTCGCGATGTTTCAAGAGCGGCTTCGCCAACTCGATGGCGCAGAGGCGTGCTTCGGCACTGCAAGCGGCATGGCGGCGGTTTTCGTCTCACTAGGTGCGCTGCTGAAGGCGGGCGATCGATTGGTCGCCGGGCGCAGCCTGTTCGGCTCGTGCTTCGTGGTATGCAACGAGATCCTGCCGCGCTGGGGTATTGAGACGGAGTTCGTCGACGGCGAAGACCTCGAGCAGTGGGAGCGCGCCCTGTCGAAGCCTGCGGACGCAGTGTTCTTCGAGACGCCCGCTAATCCGATGCAGACCCTGGTGGACGTCCGTCGTGTCACCGAGATGGCGCACGCTGCCGGGGCGAAGGTCGTGCTCGACAATGTTTTCGCGACGCCGCTGCTGCAGCGCGGCTTCGATCTTGGTGCCGATATCGTCGTCTACTCCGGCACGAAGCACATCGACGGCCAGGGCCGGGTGCTCGGCGGGGCAGTCCTGGGGCCGAAGGACTACATCGACGGTCCTGTCCAAACGCTGATGCGGCACACGGGACCCGCGCTCAGTCCTTTCAATGCCTGGGTGATGTTAAAGGGACTCGAGACGCTGGGTATTCGTGTCCAGCAGCAAACCGAATCAGCGCTGAAGATCGCGCGATTCCTGGACGACCATCACGCGACTCGCTGGGTCCGCTACCCGTATCTCGAATCCCATCCGCAGTACGAGCTGGCAAAAAGCCAGATGCTGGGCGGCGGTACCGTGGTGACGTTCGAGTTAGACGCACCGGACGGTAAAGCCCGTGCTTTCGAGGTGCTGGACAAGCTGAAAATCGTCGATATCTCCAACAATCTCGGAGACTCCAAGACGCTCATCACGCATCCCGCGACGACGACGCACCGCGCAATGGGACCGGAGGGCCGCGCGGCGATTGGTGTCACGGACGGGGTGGTGCGGATTTCAGTGGGGCTCGAGCACACGGATGATTTGCTCGACGATCTCGAGCAGGCACTTAAGTAA
- a CDS encoding DUF456 domain-containing protein, which produces MNLVGEIIIAVVILIGIAGIIVPVLPGVVIVFGAVLVWAIFEGTSTGWIVFLIATGFLVATGILQYTWPGKSLREAGVPMRSIVIGLIAAVIGFFVIPVIGLFIGFIGGTFLAESARVRRPEAAWNATVQATKAVVVSTLIQLLGALAAAVTWAVGAWVL; this is translated from the coding sequence ATGAACCTGGTGGGCGAGATCATCATCGCCGTCGTGATCCTCATCGGAATCGCGGGCATCATCGTGCCCGTACTCCCCGGTGTCGTCATCGTCTTCGGCGCCGTCCTCGTGTGGGCGATCTTCGAGGGGACCTCGACTGGCTGGATAGTGTTTCTCATAGCGACTGGCTTCCTGGTCGCCACAGGAATCCTGCAATACACGTGGCCTGGCAAATCGCTGCGGGAAGCCGGGGTTCCGATGCGTTCCATCGTCATCGGGCTGATAGCGGCCGTCATCGGGTTCTTCGTAATCCCGGTCATCGGGCTGTTCATCGGATTCATTGGCGGGACGTTTCTCGCCGAAAGTGCCCGCGTCCGCCGTCCCGAAGCAGCCTGGAACGCCACGGTGCAGGCCACCAAGGCCGTCGTGGTTTCGACGCTTATCCAGTTGCTCGGCGCGCTAGCGGCCGCCGTGACGTGGGCGGTGGGCGCATGGGTGCTATGA
- a CDS encoding acetate kinase, with amino-acid sequence MAVLVINSGSSSIKYQLVEPEAGDVLASGLVERIGEAEGRITHSDRVGESESTEPIADHRAGLQLAFDMFSRDGAALAEFGVSAVGHRVVHGGKVFSKPTLVTDDVITEVDKLSSLAPLHNPPNLLGIEVARALLPDVPHVAVFDTAFFRTLPRAANTYAIDAKLAEEHGVQRYGFHGTSHHYVSEQVAEFLGRPLSDVNQIILHLGNGASASAVQGGVAIDTSMGLTPLEGLVMGTRSGDIDPGILLHLRRSAGMTVGDLDELLNRRSGLRGLCGVNDFRELSELVSAGDQSATLAYEVYVHRLRKYVGAYMVALGRLDVITFTAGVGENAPHVRADALADLEELGIVVDPESNQRRDKGPRIISAPDSKVTVLVVPTNEELAIARAAAALANDL; translated from the coding sequence GTGGCTGTTCTCGTTATCAATTCGGGCTCATCCTCGATCAAATACCAGCTCGTTGAACCGGAAGCGGGTGACGTGCTGGCGTCAGGGCTCGTTGAGCGCATCGGTGAGGCTGAGGGGCGCATCACGCATAGTGATCGAGTGGGTGAATCCGAGTCGACGGAGCCGATCGCGGATCACCGCGCGGGACTGCAACTGGCGTTTGACATGTTCAGCCGCGATGGCGCTGCCCTTGCAGAGTTCGGCGTTAGTGCGGTTGGGCACCGAGTAGTCCATGGCGGCAAGGTGTTCTCCAAGCCCACGCTGGTCACTGACGACGTGATCACCGAGGTTGACAAACTGTCATCGCTCGCGCCTCTGCACAATCCACCGAATCTGCTTGGTATCGAGGTGGCGCGTGCCCTGCTGCCGGATGTCCCGCATGTGGCGGTGTTCGATACCGCGTTCTTCCGGACGTTGCCCAGGGCGGCGAACACCTACGCGATCGATGCGAAGCTCGCCGAAGAGCATGGGGTTCAGCGGTACGGCTTCCACGGCACATCACACCACTACGTGTCGGAGCAGGTCGCGGAGTTCCTTGGGCGGCCTCTGTCCGACGTGAACCAGATAATCCTGCATCTCGGCAACGGGGCGTCGGCATCCGCGGTGCAAGGTGGCGTTGCGATCGACACCTCGATGGGGCTGACACCTCTGGAGGGGCTGGTGATGGGAACCCGATCGGGTGATATCGACCCGGGGATTCTGCTGCACTTGCGCCGATCTGCGGGGATGACTGTGGGTGATCTCGATGAGCTCCTCAATCGGCGGTCTGGACTGAGGGGGCTCTGTGGGGTCAACGACTTCCGTGAACTGAGCGAACTCGTTTCGGCAGGCGATCAATCCGCCACCCTCGCCTATGAGGTGTATGTGCACCGTCTGCGCAAATATGTCGGTGCGTACATGGTGGCGCTGGGCCGTCTTGACGTCATCACTTTCACCGCCGGGGTGGGGGAGAACGCCCCGCATGTGCGGGCCGACGCTCTTGCTGACCTCGAGGAGTTGGGCATAGTCGTCGACCCCGAATCGAACCAGCGCCGTGACAAGGGACCTCGGATCATCTCAGCACCGGACAGCAAGGTGACGGTGCTCGTCGTCCCGACGAACGAAGAACTCGCCATCGCGCGCGCTGCGGCGGCGCTGGCGAACGACCTTTGA
- a CDS encoding serine/threonine-protein kinase, whose product MTDHPSPDHAAASDSGHPADAAATAAVHVGSEDTAETDEGTQAVHMEPGTMTAGGTVFVAPASGDATSATVVSTGGTKRSGGRFVRTRTGGNLRLGGGLVEIPAVPPIDPTTAILTNPAVPESERFCLHCGEPVGRSRGGEKAEPDGVCGTCGHPYWFTPLLREGDIIAGQYEIRGCLAHGGLGWIYLAIDRNVEDRWVVLKGLLHSGDAKAQAVAMAERRFLAEVSHPSIVKIYNFVEHVNRSGETVGYIVMEYVGGTTLRHLVQNRRKATGDSDVCMPVEHAIVLIQETLQALGYLHALGLTYNDLKPDNVMITDEGIKLIDLGAVAAIESYGYIFGTPGFQAPELARTGPTVASDIYTAGRTLAALTTRMPTENGVYKPGLPTPDQELLFREHEFFYRLLLRATNSDPEKRFTSAEEMSRQLTGVLREALAQKRGEPHPGMSTMFSPQRTAFGTDQAVRQTDVYVDGHLRDMHVEARDVVAALPLPLVDPSDPAARLLAATAASDPSEILDSIRKIRETASEDRAAAADTSASADFEESLAVPLAEIRAHIDLGEPEQARELINQLRTDNQADWRLDWFSGFTELLVGEFQEAFDHFESVLSALPGEYAPKVALAATAELILDHWETDDDEVWHRFAEKYYRSVWRTDRNVVSAAFGLARQLVHAGNRAGAVTELDQVPLSSRHYNVARLSSVMALIGGRPVDQINELELREAARRVEMVPETERRSLQMRVVVLGVALDWLRTGNHARYPEPFLGVTLTEESLRGSTERALRILARNAPERRHRYRLVDLANAIRPRSIF is encoded by the coding sequence ATGACAGATCATCCTTCTCCCGATCACGCCGCCGCTTCTGACAGCGGTCACCCGGCAGATGCCGCCGCAACCGCGGCGGTTCACGTCGGGAGCGAGGACACCGCCGAAACTGATGAAGGCACTCAGGCGGTACACATGGAACCTGGCACGATGACGGCCGGCGGAACCGTCTTCGTGGCACCTGCGTCAGGTGATGCGACCTCGGCGACCGTCGTATCCACAGGCGGAACCAAACGGTCAGGCGGACGCTTCGTGCGCACCCGGACCGGCGGCAATCTCCGACTGGGCGGAGGGCTCGTCGAAATCCCGGCAGTCCCGCCAATCGACCCGACCACCGCGATTCTGACAAACCCCGCAGTCCCCGAATCAGAGCGTTTCTGCCTCCACTGCGGTGAACCCGTGGGACGATCGCGAGGCGGTGAGAAGGCCGAGCCCGACGGTGTCTGCGGGACCTGCGGACATCCCTACTGGTTCACGCCACTGCTGCGCGAGGGCGACATCATCGCCGGTCAGTATGAGATCCGCGGGTGCCTCGCGCACGGCGGACTCGGCTGGATCTACCTGGCAATCGACCGCAACGTCGAAGACCGCTGGGTGGTGCTGAAAGGCCTCCTTCATTCCGGGGACGCAAAAGCTCAAGCCGTCGCCATGGCGGAACGGCGGTTCCTCGCTGAGGTCTCTCATCCGAGCATCGTCAAAATCTACAATTTCGTCGAGCACGTGAACCGTAGCGGTGAGACCGTCGGCTACATCGTCATGGAATACGTGGGTGGTACTACGCTGCGCCACCTCGTGCAGAACCGGCGCAAGGCCACGGGAGACTCCGACGTCTGCATGCCCGTCGAGCATGCGATCGTCCTCATCCAGGAAACCCTGCAGGCACTTGGCTATCTTCATGCGCTCGGACTCACCTACAACGATCTCAAGCCCGACAACGTGATGATCACCGATGAGGGCATCAAGCTGATCGATCTCGGCGCCGTCGCTGCGATCGAGAGCTACGGCTACATCTTCGGCACCCCCGGTTTCCAGGCCCCGGAACTCGCCCGTACTGGACCGACCGTAGCGTCGGATATCTACACCGCGGGCCGCACCCTCGCTGCTCTGACCACGCGGATGCCAACGGAAAACGGCGTCTACAAACCCGGTCTGCCCACGCCAGACCAGGAGCTGCTGTTCCGCGAGCACGAGTTTTTCTATCGGCTGCTGCTGCGCGCGACAAACTCCGATCCGGAAAAACGTTTCACGTCCGCAGAAGAAATGTCGCGGCAGCTGACCGGTGTGCTGCGGGAAGCGCTCGCACAGAAACGCGGCGAGCCCCATCCAGGCATGTCGACGATGTTCAGTCCTCAGCGCACCGCGTTCGGCACTGATCAGGCAGTCCGCCAGACAGACGTCTACGTGGATGGGCATCTGCGCGACATGCACGTCGAAGCCCGCGACGTCGTTGCTGCGCTGCCGCTGCCGCTCGTCGATCCATCGGACCCGGCTGCTCGTTTGCTCGCCGCCACGGCAGCCAGCGACCCCAGTGAGATCCTCGATTCGATCCGCAAAATTCGCGAAACGGCCAGTGAGGACCGCGCCGCCGCGGCGGATACCAGCGCGTCAGCCGACTTCGAGGAGAGTCTCGCGGTGCCGCTCGCTGAGATCCGCGCCCACATCGATCTCGGCGAGCCGGAACAGGCCCGCGAGCTCATCAACCAGTTGCGAACCGACAACCAGGCGGACTGGCGACTTGACTGGTTCAGCGGCTTCACCGAATTACTCGTTGGCGAATTTCAGGAAGCGTTCGACCACTTCGAATCAGTGCTCAGTGCGCTGCCCGGCGAGTACGCCCCTAAAGTCGCGCTCGCCGCCACCGCTGAGCTCATCCTCGACCACTGGGAGACTGACGACGACGAGGTGTGGCACCGGTTCGCGGAGAAGTATTACCGCAGTGTCTGGCGCACGGACCGGAATGTCGTCAGCGCAGCATTCGGGCTCGCTCGCCAGCTGGTCCACGCAGGCAACCGTGCCGGTGCGGTCACCGAACTTGACCAGGTTCCCCTAAGTTCGCGGCATTACAATGTCGCTCGTCTGTCGAGCGTCATGGCATTGATCGGCGGCAGGCCGGTCGACCAGATCAATGAGCTCGAATTGCGTGAGGCGGCCCGCCGGGTCGAGATGGTTCCTGAAACAGAACGGCGCTCCCTGCAGATGCGCGTCGTGGTTCTCGGCGTGGCGCTCGACTGGCTGCGGACGGGAAACCATGCACGCTACCCCGAGCCGTTTTTGGGCGTCACGCTCACTGAGGAGTCCCTCCGCGGGAGTACCGAGCGTGCGCTTCGCATTCTGGCCCGTAACGCACCGGAACGCCGCCACCGGTACCGCCTTGTTGATCTCGCGAACGCGATCCGGCCACGCAGTATCTTCTGA
- the pta gene encoding phosphate acetyltransferase, translated as MPSSVYIAAPSGDTGKSTIALGVLHFLGLTAARVGVFRPLARSNDESDYILEMLLEHTTADVSYDQCIGVTYSDVHRDPEGALSEIVRRYHLLAEHCDAVVVVGSDYTDVVSPTELTFNARVAVNLGAPVLLALSGSGRDPETIKQAADLCLSELRSVKAHAVAIVANRCDPEKLNEVEAALDETGVAAWALPEVPLMVSPTMQELLDALKGDLYSGDPELLQREATSVLVGAMTAEHLLERLKEGAAVIAPADRSDVLLALVMAHEAEGFPSLAGIIFNGGLLPHKSIEKLVEGLKPKLPIITSEYGTFQTASIAAETRGRVGVGSQRKVDTAIGLMEKHVDAPRLIEQLKLEMPSVMTPQMFEYQLIDRARADRKHIVLPEATDDRILRAASRLLQREVANLTLLGDEGPVRRRAAELGLDLDAADVINPATSELLEKFAAEYTRVRKHRGMTHERALELMVDVAYFGTMMVHMDIADGMVSGAVHTTAHTIRPAFEVIKTLPNCSTVSSIFLMCLADKVLAYGDCAVVPMPDAGQLADIAISSAETAAQFGVDPKVAMLSYSTGDSGSGADVDKVREATKLVRERRPDLLVDGPIQYDAAVEPSVAKSKMPDSPVAGQATVLVFPDLNTGNNTYKAVQRSAGAVAIGPVLQGLNKPVNDLSRGALVQDIVNTVAITAIQAQAIQAQK; from the coding sequence ATGCCGTCGAGTGTTTATATCGCTGCGCCATCAGGTGACACCGGAAAGTCCACGATCGCGCTGGGAGTCCTGCACTTCCTAGGGCTCACCGCAGCCCGCGTGGGCGTCTTCCGGCCCCTCGCCCGGTCGAACGACGAGAGCGACTACATCCTCGAGATGCTGCTCGAACATACGACGGCTGACGTCTCCTACGACCAGTGCATCGGTGTCACCTACAGCGATGTTCACCGCGACCCAGAGGGCGCACTCTCGGAGATCGTCCGCCGTTATCACCTGCTGGCGGAGCATTGTGACGCAGTGGTGGTCGTCGGGTCGGACTACACAGACGTTGTCAGCCCCACCGAGCTGACTTTCAACGCGCGAGTCGCCGTCAACCTCGGCGCGCCTGTGCTCCTCGCGCTGAGCGGCAGTGGACGCGACCCGGAGACAATCAAACAGGCCGCTGACCTTTGTCTTTCTGAACTGCGATCAGTAAAGGCACACGCCGTAGCGATCGTCGCGAACCGGTGTGATCCGGAGAAGCTCAACGAGGTGGAAGCGGCTCTCGACGAAACAGGTGTGGCGGCGTGGGCACTGCCCGAAGTGCCACTAATGGTGTCGCCCACTATGCAGGAATTGCTCGATGCGCTCAAAGGGGACTTGTATTCCGGTGACCCCGAGTTGCTGCAGCGCGAGGCGACCTCAGTTCTGGTCGGCGCGATGACGGCCGAGCACCTTCTTGAGCGACTGAAGGAAGGCGCCGCGGTGATCGCCCCCGCGGACCGGTCCGACGTTCTGCTCGCGCTGGTCATGGCGCATGAGGCGGAAGGTTTCCCGTCGCTCGCAGGCATCATCTTCAACGGTGGCCTGCTGCCGCACAAGAGCATCGAAAAACTCGTCGAGGGGCTGAAACCCAAACTGCCGATCATCACGTCCGAGTACGGCACGTTCCAGACCGCCAGCATCGCAGCAGAAACACGGGGCCGTGTCGGTGTCGGGTCGCAGCGGAAGGTTGATACCGCGATCGGGCTTATGGAGAAGCACGTTGATGCGCCTCGCCTGATTGAACAATTGAAACTGGAAATGCCCTCGGTGATGACACCGCAGATGTTCGAGTACCAGCTGATCGACCGGGCCCGGGCAGACCGCAAGCACATTGTTCTGCCCGAAGCGACAGACGACCGGATCCTGCGCGCGGCAAGCCGGCTCCTGCAGCGTGAAGTGGCGAATTTGACCCTGCTTGGTGACGAGGGCCCGGTCCGCAGGCGCGCGGCGGAGCTTGGCCTCGACCTCGATGCCGCGGATGTCATCAACCCGGCGACTTCGGAGCTTCTCGAAAAGTTCGCTGCGGAATACACGCGGGTGCGCAAACATCGCGGCATGACGCATGAGCGTGCCCTCGAGCTCATGGTCGATGTGGCCTACTTTGGCACGATGATGGTCCATATGGACATCGCGGACGGCATGGTCTCCGGTGCCGTACACACCACCGCGCACACTATCCGGCCTGCTTTCGAAGTCATCAAAACACTCCCGAACTGTTCGACGGTGTCGAGCATTTTCCTCATGTGTCTGGCCGACAAGGTGCTCGCCTATGGGGACTGCGCTGTAGTTCCGATGCCCGACGCAGGGCAGCTCGCTGACATCGCGATTTCGTCCGCTGAGACCGCCGCCCAGTTCGGGGTGGACCCCAAGGTGGCGATGCTGTCGTACTCGACGGGTGACTCCGGTTCCGGTGCGGACGTCGACAAAGTGCGTGAAGCGACGAAGCTCGTCCGGGAACGCCGCCCGGACCTTCTCGTGGACGGCCCCATCCAGTACGACGCGGCTGTGGAACCTTCGGTGGCGAAATCGAAAATGCCTGATTCACCGGTCGCCGGGCAGGCAACCGTCCTCGTTTTCCCCGACCTGAACACGGGCAACAACACGTATAAGGCGGTGCAGCGCAGTGCTGGCGCTGTCGCTATCGGCCCCGTCCTGCAGGGCCTGAACAAGCCAGTGAATGATCTTTCACGCGGCGCACTGGTGCAGGACATCGTCAACACGGTCGCGATTACCGCTATCCAGGCGCAAGCGATTCAGGCACAGAAGTAA